From Streptomyces sp. Edi4, one genomic window encodes:
- a CDS encoding DUF397 domain-containing protein gives MSAIPEFEFRTSSACKYGSSNKLCAEVATNVPGTVAVRNSATGQTVEFTAVEWADFLPGAEPGEFDVTA, from the coding sequence GTGAGCGCAATCCCCGAGTTCGAGTTCCGCACGTCCAGCGCGTGCAAGTACGGCAGCAGCAACAAGCTGTGTGCCGAGGTGGCGACCAACGTTCCCGGCACGGTCGCGGTCCGCAACTCCGCGACGGGCCAGACGGTCGAGTTCACCGCCGTCGAGTGGGCGGACTTCCTTCCCGGTGCCGAGCCGGGCGAGTTCGACGTCACGGCGTAG
- a CDS encoding N-acetyltransferase family protein: protein MHEIYETAVELVPATTDDLPGVVAIQDHMAATSHARFATGPHRMEERRDWFAQFAETGPYRMLVARRGNQVLGYACSQCYRDQDAFRETVEVSIGLGEDSRGRGLGTALYRALFGLLADEPVHVALAGIALPNDVSVALHRKFGFTEIGTFREYAVKNGQYLSSLWMQRLRSPYIRWPLAHDHGTGQLRSGPGNGVPTPRHR from the coding sequence GTGCACGAGATTTACGAGACTGCTGTGGAACTCGTCCCTGCGACTACGGATGATCTGCCCGGGGTCGTCGCCATCCAGGATCACATGGCCGCGACCTCGCACGCCCGGTTCGCCACCGGACCGCATCGCATGGAGGAGCGGCGGGACTGGTTCGCTCAGTTCGCGGAGACGGGTCCGTACCGGATGCTCGTCGCCCGTCGCGGCAACCAGGTTCTCGGTTATGCCTGTAGCCAGTGCTACCGCGATCAGGACGCTTTCCGGGAAACGGTCGAGGTGAGCATCGGACTCGGCGAGGACAGCAGAGGACGGGGGCTGGGAACCGCCCTCTACCGTGCGCTCTTCGGCCTCCTGGCCGACGAACCGGTGCATGTCGCCCTCGCCGGCATCGCCCTGCCGAACGACGTGTCGGTGGCCCTGCACCGCAAGTTCGGCTTCACCGAAATCGGGACCTTCCGTGAGTACGCCGTGAAGAACGGCCAGTACCTGAGCTCCCTGTGGATGCAACGCCTGCGGTCCCCCTATATCCGTTGGCCCCTGGCACACGATCACGGAACCGGTCAGCTCCGGTCCGGTCCCGGGAACGGGGTGCCCACGCCTCGGCACCGTTGA
- a CDS encoding LysR family transcriptional regulator gives MALELADLRVFVTAASVGSLSAAARELRVAQPSVSERLRRLERLVGQPLLDRSSRGVSLTPAGERLLPHAERCLDLAARALDIAREDGTQGTLHMTTHAGYAPLAVPFVIGALQPLGYAVVVDDQHSQDALQRVAVGATDIAITLPMPHAHEVRLHPFRSEPVIAVCHPDHPLTAGPCDIAGLSGHPLAVNLWGSGARLFHELLLDAPTRAHQLYRVSSAETAADLARSGQAVAVLTRATVDRDLAARTLVELDVSDMPEWHVHLMAAHHRERAAEPAIAAVINALGHLKS, from the coding sequence ATGGCCCTGGAACTCGCGGACCTGCGTGTCTTCGTCACCGCCGCATCCGTCGGCTCGCTGTCGGCCGCAGCACGTGAGCTGCGCGTCGCGCAACCGTCCGTCAGCGAGCGGCTGCGCCGACTGGAACGGCTCGTCGGTCAGCCACTGCTCGACCGCTCCAGCCGAGGAGTGTCGCTGACGCCTGCGGGGGAACGGCTGCTGCCCCACGCGGAGCGGTGTCTGGATCTGGCGGCCCGGGCCCTGGACATCGCACGGGAGGACGGCACCCAAGGCACCCTGCACATGACCACCCACGCCGGCTACGCGCCGCTGGCCGTCCCCTTCGTCATCGGTGCCCTGCAACCGCTCGGATACGCCGTCGTGGTCGACGACCAGCACAGTCAGGACGCACTCCAACGGGTGGCGGTGGGCGCGACCGACATCGCCATCACACTGCCGATGCCGCACGCTCACGAGGTACGGCTGCACCCGTTCCGCAGTGAGCCGGTCATCGCGGTCTGTCACCCGGACCACCCGCTCACGGCGGGCCCCTGCGACATTGCGGGGCTGAGCGGCCACCCCCTCGCCGTGAACCTCTGGGGCAGCGGTGCGCGGCTCTTTCACGAACTGCTCCTGGACGCCCCCACCCGCGCGCATCAGCTCTACCGCGTCAGTTCCGCCGAGACGGCAGCCGATCTCGCGCGCTCCGGGCAGGCCGTCGCCGTCCTCACCCGCGCCACGGTCGACCGCGACCTCGCCGCCCGCACCCTGGTCGAACTCGACGTGAGCGACATGCCCGAATGGCACGTCCACCTCATGGCGGCCCACCACCGCGAACGCGCCGCCGAGCCCGCCATCGCTGCCGTGATCAACGCCCTGGGCCACCTCAAGTCCTGA
- a CDS encoding bifunctional DNA primase/polymerase — MSSGNGNGGSSGVRQTETGGGHLTAVSPRGGGPAGHDDTLDVFRLLRDEGCHQAGEVTSAGAAWLASACGHPRSTLALWEARPTAPGVVSCGSVFDVVNVPSIFGRRMLDRLWAEGPGSGPVAVHRGRMLLFAAPGTAQRLPSLLEWEEWYGPDATVPPLLCHGAGDAVTVPALVPPGRESSGAARWLVAPDTRRPWLPGPDVLLWACVRAARNEAVDASRLSIFPREDQDANVYDVSRRR; from the coding sequence ATGAGCAGCGGCAACGGCAACGGCGGGAGCAGCGGCGTGCGGCAGACGGAGACGGGTGGCGGCCACCTCACGGCGGTGAGCCCGCGCGGCGGCGGCCCCGCCGGCCACGACGACACCCTCGACGTCTTCCGTCTGCTGCGGGACGAGGGGTGTCACCAGGCCGGGGAGGTGACCTCGGCAGGGGCGGCCTGGCTGGCGTCCGCCTGTGGGCATCCGCGCAGCACGCTCGCACTGTGGGAGGCCCGGCCCACCGCGCCCGGCGTGGTGTCCTGCGGTTCGGTCTTCGACGTGGTCAACGTGCCGTCGATCTTCGGACGCCGCATGCTCGACCGGCTGTGGGCGGAGGGGCCCGGCTCGGGGCCCGTCGCGGTCCACCGGGGCCGCATGCTCCTGTTCGCCGCCCCCGGGACCGCGCAGCGTCTGCCCTCGCTCCTGGAGTGGGAGGAGTGGTACGGGCCCGACGCCACCGTGCCCCCGCTGCTGTGCCACGGCGCCGGTGACGCCGTCACCGTCCCGGCGCTGGTGCCCCCGGGGCGGGAGAGCTCCGGCGCGGCCCGCTGGCTGGTCGCGCCGGACACCCGCCGCCCCTGGTTGCCGGGGCCGGACGTCCTGCTGTGGGCGTGCGTGCGGGCCGCCAGGAACGAGGCCGTGGACGCGTCCCGGTTATCGATTTTTCCTCGCGAGGATCAGGATGCTAATGTCTACGACGTCAGCAGGCGCCGCTAG
- a CDS encoding M6 family metalloprotease domain-containing protein, translated as MSRNPLPEVAVQGQQTPGGVERVRLRSAAAALTSFMALAAISLVSGPAVAADSPVLPCALPRTDAHHSLGVDSWNSAYPRPVRALKAVMVFLSFPDSRPVTDPKDLAADYFPATSRFFEQASYGKFRLDAEPQRRWVRMPAASTSYRMERDWDPAQRTRYLTDAIRAADPTTDFSRYDIVYLVADPDAPGVDSDATKVVNFDRPVRADGRDINRVVTVFEHHPPDRNVLAHETGHVFDLPDLYHRPQDGKSGDWDTYVGDWDVMGSQFGTAPDLFAWQKWKLGWIDRREVGCVSGDGTSRITLEPLSASPAKAGAGKRLAVVRTGEDRAIAIEAREPAGLDRASCASGLLVYRVRSGSGSGGGPVEVLDAHPDTEACWEKSVYPALADAPVGVGETFTVPGEGIRIEAEGRTKSGAWTVKISH; from the coding sequence ATGTCCCGCAACCCGCTTCCGGAGGTCGCCGTGCAGGGTCAGCAGACACCCGGGGGAGTGGAGCGTGTCCGGCTGCGCAGCGCGGCCGCCGCGCTCACCTCCTTCATGGCGCTCGCCGCCATCTCCCTGGTGTCGGGTCCCGCCGTGGCGGCGGACTCCCCGGTGCTGCCGTGTGCCCTGCCGAGGACCGACGCCCACCACTCGCTCGGCGTCGACAGCTGGAACTCCGCCTACCCGCGCCCGGTGCGCGCCCTGAAGGCGGTCATGGTGTTCCTGTCCTTCCCCGACTCCCGGCCCGTCACCGACCCCAAGGACCTGGCCGCCGACTACTTCCCCGCCACCAGCCGCTTCTTCGAGCAGGCCTCGTACGGGAAGTTCCGGCTCGACGCCGAGCCGCAGCGACGCTGGGTGCGGATGCCGGCCGCGTCGACCTCGTACCGCATGGAGCGGGACTGGGACCCCGCCCAGCGCACCCGGTACCTCACGGACGCGATCCGGGCGGCCGACCCCACGACGGACTTCTCTCGGTACGACATCGTCTATCTGGTCGCCGATCCGGACGCGCCCGGCGTCGACTCGGACGCCACCAAGGTGGTCAACTTCGACCGGCCCGTGCGCGCCGACGGCCGCGACATCAACCGGGTCGTGACGGTCTTCGAGCACCACCCGCCGGACCGCAATGTGCTGGCCCACGAGACCGGGCACGTCTTCGACCTGCCCGACCTCTACCACCGGCCGCAGGACGGCAAGAGCGGCGACTGGGACACGTACGTCGGCGACTGGGATGTGATGGGCAGTCAGTTCGGCACGGCGCCCGACCTGTTCGCCTGGCAGAAGTGGAAGCTCGGCTGGATCGACCGGCGCGAGGTCGGCTGCGTGAGCGGCGACGGCACGAGCCGGATCACCCTGGAGCCACTGTCCGCGTCCCCCGCGAAGGCGGGCGCGGGCAAGCGGCTCGCGGTGGTCCGCACCGGCGAGGACCGCGCCATCGCCATCGAGGCGCGCGAACCGGCGGGCCTCGACCGGGCGAGCTGCGCGTCGGGGCTCCTGGTCTACCGGGTGCGCAGCGGATCCGGGTCCGGCGGCGGCCCGGTGGAGGTGCTGGACGCACATCCCGACACGGAGGCGTGCTGGGAGAAGTCGGTCTACCCGGCGCTCGCGGACGCGCCGGTGGGCGTGGGCGAGACGTTCACCGTGCCGGGCGAGGGGATCAGGATCGAGGCGGAGGGGCGGACGAAATCGGGCGCGTGGACGGTGAAGATCTCCCACTGA
- a CDS encoding EAL domain-containing protein → MSGTSEGPGRAPGTIRPPVTERHTDRIAGAVAERPPESPGRPLSEHPPDPSPSAPAGPARAPGAHAASAPRDYQAAFNAAHLAMAVVDREGSVVAANDALAELLGTDPASLREQDAADLVDLAADHRTWHAYREVLRGARNRFRCTRRLKHPDGHSLWAEVTVAPVPDSASVLLSIADISDRRELQARLRHLQMHDPVTRLPNRTLFFERLTSALEASPYDNGGTGRIGICYLDLDGFKAVNDTLGHRVGDRLLSAVAARLMECADQSGYARGGGHLVARLGGDEFAVLVEDSTGTEQLAELARSVLNALQRPFDLAGQRLSVSASIGVVERAGAGTTATGLMQAADTTLYWAKADGKARWTLFDPERNAHRMTRQALSSTLRPAVERGEFTLEYQPLVGMADGVVHGVEALVRWNHPQFGLLPPNRFIQIAEEDGSVVQLGRWVLRTACRQARRWQIEHPDVPPVFVSVNVAVRQVWDSDLVADVAEILEETQLSPDLLQLELTESAVMGSAGRPLQALQALSDMGVNIAIDDFGTGYSNLAYLSRLPVSVLKLDGSFVRGFQYDEGGAHPSPADETIVEAMVQLAHRLGLTVTAECVETAEQATRLARIGCDTGQGWHYSRAVAPERIAMMIGLSAQEV, encoded by the coding sequence GTGAGCGGAACCTCCGAAGGACCGGGTCGCGCACCCGGGACCATCCGGCCGCCCGTCACAGAGCGTCATACGGACCGGATCGCGGGCGCCGTGGCGGAGCGCCCCCCGGAAAGCCCCGGACGCCCCCTGTCCGAGCATCCCCCCGACCCCTCCCCCTCCGCCCCGGCCGGCCCCGCCCGCGCCCCCGGTGCGCACGCCGCCTCCGCCCCGCGCGACTACCAGGCCGCCTTCAACGCCGCCCACCTCGCGATGGCCGTCGTCGACCGCGAGGGAAGCGTCGTCGCCGCCAACGACGCCCTCGCCGAACTCCTCGGCACCGACCCGGCCTCCCTGCGCGAGCAGGACGCCGCCGACCTCGTCGACCTCGCCGCCGACCACCGCACCTGGCACGCCTACCGCGAGGTACTGCGCGGCGCCCGCAACCGCTTCCGCTGCACCCGCCGCCTCAAACACCCCGACGGGCACTCGCTGTGGGCCGAGGTCACCGTCGCCCCCGTCCCCGACAGCGCCAGCGTGCTGCTGTCCATCGCCGACATCAGCGACCGGCGCGAACTCCAGGCCCGCCTGCGCCACCTCCAGATGCACGACCCGGTGACCCGCCTGCCCAACCGCACCCTGTTCTTCGAGCGGCTGACCTCCGCCCTTGAGGCGTCCCCGTACGACAACGGCGGCACCGGCCGGATCGGGATCTGCTACCTCGACCTCGACGGGTTCAAGGCGGTCAACGACACGCTCGGGCACCGCGTCGGGGACCGGCTGCTCAGCGCGGTCGCGGCGCGCCTGATGGAGTGCGCCGACCAGTCCGGCTACGCGCGCGGCGGCGGTCACCTGGTGGCGCGGCTCGGCGGCGACGAGTTCGCGGTCCTGGTCGAGGACTCCACGGGGACCGAGCAGCTGGCCGAGCTCGCCCGTTCCGTACTGAACGCGTTGCAGCGGCCCTTCGACCTCGCGGGCCAGCGCCTGTCGGTGTCGGCCTCGATCGGGGTGGTGGAGCGGGCCGGCGCCGGCACCACGGCGACCGGCCTCATGCAGGCCGCCGACACCACGCTGTACTGGGCGAAGGCCGACGGCAAGGCCCGCTGGACGCTCTTCGACCCCGAGCGCAACGCCCACCGCATGACCCGCCAGGCCCTGTCCTCCACGCTCCGGCCGGCCGTGGAGCGCGGCGAGTTCACCCTGGAGTACCAGCCGCTGGTGGGCATGGCCGACGGGGTCGTGCACGGCGTGGAGGCGCTGGTCCGCTGGAACCACCCGCAATTCGGGCTGCTTCCGCCGAATCGGTTCATCCAGATCGCCGAGGAGGACGGCTCGGTGGTGCAGCTCGGGCGCTGGGTGCTGCGCACCGCGTGCCGGCAGGCCAGGCGCTGGCAGATCGAGCACCCGGACGTGCCGCCGGTCTTCGTGAGCGTCAATGTCGCGGTGCGCCAGGTGTGGGACTCCGACCTGGTGGCGGACGTCGCGGAAATCCTGGAAGAAACCCAACTGAGCCCGGATCTGCTCCAGTTGGAGCTGACCGAGTCCGCGGTGATGGGCTCGGCCGGCCGTCCGCTCCAGGCCCTTCAGGCACTGTCCGACATGGGCGTGAACATCGCGATCGACGACTTCGGGACCGGGTACTCCAACCTCGCCTATCTGAGCCGGCTGCCCGTCTCCGTCCTCAAACTGGACGGCTCCTTCGTACGCGGCTTCCAGTACGACGAGGGCGGCGCGCACCCGAGCCCCGCCGACGAGACCATCGTCGAGGCCATGGTCCAGCTCGCCCACCGGCTCGGGCTCACCGTCACCGCCGAGTGCGTGGAGACCGCCGAGCAGGCGACCCGGCTCGCCCGGATCGGCTGCGACACCGGCCAGGGCTGGCACTACTCACGGGCCGTCGCGCCGGAGCGCATCGCCATGATGATCGGCCTCAGCGCGCAGGAGGTCTGA
- a CDS encoding glycosyl hydrolase family 18 protein, whose protein sequence is MPRRTPLVAALSTAVLTAGALAAFAGLGTASAADSAQSSAQGAAAAPSTGGVKIAYYDQWSVYGNAFYPKHLDTRGIAGKLDVLNYSFGNIDPTNLTCFEANKAAGDDNNPNAGDGAGDSFADYQKSFSAADSVSGVADTWNQPIVGVFNQFKELKAKYPKLKINISIGGWTYSKYFHDAALTDASRKKFVSSCIDQYIAGNLPVDGGYGGAGAAAGIFDGVDIDWEYPGSPDGHLGNHYGAEDKANYTALLAEFRKQLDAYGSAHGGKHYLLTAALPAGQDKIKNIETDKIGASLDYANIMTYDMHGAWNATGPAYHQSPLVSPPNDPTDVIKPGTQKYSISNAIDSWIDGNPAYGIAGGFPANKITLGYEFYYRGWKGVPATNNGLGQSATGPSNARPTSQVAGTALYKELGGIVDNPATTFWDADAKASYFYKDGEFFTGLDKQSIQARADYAHQRGLAGAMMYSLLGLDDKTTLLNQIVDAVGSSPSSTPDPTPTATNSPSPSPTPTATTSPSPTPGGCTATAWDSGATYTGGSQVSYGGHNWKAQWWTKGEQPGTTGQWGVWQDLGAC, encoded by the coding sequence TTGCCCCGCCGCACCCCCCTCGTCGCCGCCCTGAGCACCGCCGTGCTCACCGCCGGCGCCCTGGCCGCCTTCGCGGGCCTCGGCACCGCGTCCGCCGCCGACTCCGCCCAGAGCTCCGCCCAGGGCGCCGCCGCCGCGCCCTCCACCGGCGGCGTGAAGATCGCGTACTACGACCAGTGGAGCGTGTACGGGAACGCCTTCTACCCCAAGCACCTCGACACCCGCGGCATCGCCGGCAAACTCGACGTCCTGAACTACTCGTTCGGCAACATCGACCCCACCAACCTCACCTGCTTCGAGGCGAACAAGGCGGCGGGCGACGACAACAACCCCAACGCCGGTGACGGCGCGGGCGATTCGTTCGCCGACTACCAGAAGTCGTTCTCGGCCGCCGACAGCGTGAGCGGCGTCGCAGACACCTGGAACCAGCCCATCGTGGGCGTCTTCAACCAGTTCAAGGAGCTGAAGGCGAAGTACCCCAAGCTGAAAATCAACATCTCGATCGGCGGCTGGACGTACTCCAAGTACTTCCACGACGCGGCCCTCACCGACGCCAGCCGCAAGAAGTTCGTGTCGTCCTGCATCGACCAGTACATCGCCGGCAACCTGCCGGTCGACGGCGGGTACGGCGGCGCCGGCGCGGCGGCCGGGATCTTCGACGGCGTCGACATCGACTGGGAGTACCCGGGCTCGCCCGACGGCCACCTAGGCAACCACTACGGCGCCGAGGACAAGGCCAACTACACCGCCCTGCTCGCCGAGTTCCGCAAGCAGCTCGACGCGTACGGCTCCGCGCACGGCGGCAAGCACTACCTCCTGACGGCGGCGCTCCCGGCCGGCCAGGACAAGATCAAGAACATCGAGACGGACAAGATCGGCGCGTCCCTCGACTACGCCAACATCATGACGTACGACATGCACGGCGCCTGGAACGCGACGGGACCCGCCTACCACCAGTCCCCGCTGGTCTCGCCGCCCAACGACCCCACGGACGTCATCAAGCCGGGCACCCAGAAGTACTCGATCTCCAACGCGATCGACTCCTGGATCGACGGCAACCCCGCCTACGGCATAGCCGGCGGCTTCCCCGCCAACAAGATCACGCTGGGGTACGAGTTCTACTACCGGGGCTGGAAGGGCGTCCCCGCCACCAACAACGGCCTCGGCCAGAGTGCGACCGGGCCCTCCAACGCCCGGCCGACCAGTCAGGTCGCGGGCACCGCGCTCTACAAGGAGCTCGGCGGCATCGTCGACAACCCGGCGACCACCTTCTGGGACGCCGACGCGAAGGCCTCGTACTTCTACAAGGACGGCGAGTTCTTCACCGGCCTCGACAAGCAGTCCATCCAGGCCCGCGCCGACTACGCCCACCAGCGCGGCCTGGCCGGCGCCATGATGTACAGCCTGCTCGGGCTCGACGACAAGACGACCCTGCTCAACCAGATCGTGGACGCGGTCGGCTCCTCGCCCTCCTCGACCCCGGACCCGACGCCCACGGCCACCAACTCCCCCTCGCCGTCGCCGACTCCGACCGCCACCACCAGCCCCTCCCCGACGCCCGGCGGCTGCACCGCCACCGCGTGGGACAGCGGCGCCACCTACACCGGCGGCAGCCAGGTCTCCTACGGCGGTCACAACTGGAAAGCCCAGTGGTGGACGAAGGGCGAGCAGCCCGGCACCACCGGACAGTGGGGCGTCTGGCAGGACCTCGGCGCCTGCTGA
- a CDS encoding LLM class flavin-dependent oxidoreductase, with protein sequence MTTWRRGAVDVDAIRGTALGAAPVPLSVLDLVTVGAGYTAHRALATSVEISRCAERRGFHRHWVAEHHSMPGVASSAPAVILAHLAAHTSRIRLGSGGVMLPNHAPLVIAEQFGTLEAMAPGRIDLGLGRAPGTDGATAAALRRTDIPQALGSARAGGTPLHSGAEDFPQQLAELTRFLDNDFPDGHPYARIHAVPGPVQGPSARPPIWLLGSSGFSARLAGALGLPFAFAHHFSAANTVPALDLYRDSFRPSELLDAPYALIGVSALAADDEREARRQTLTNALSMVRLRTGRPGLVPTPEEAEAYHFSALEREFVDGWLANVISGTGQEVRAGLDDLQKRTGADELMITANAHGPDVRVRSYALIADAYDLPTLPS encoded by the coding sequence ATGACGACCTGGAGGCGTGGAGCGGTGGACGTGGATGCGATACGTGGGACGGCGCTCGGCGCCGCGCCCGTACCCCTGTCCGTACTCGACCTGGTGACGGTGGGCGCCGGCTACACCGCGCACCGGGCGCTCGCCACCAGCGTGGAGATCTCCCGGTGCGCCGAGCGGCGCGGCTTCCACCGGCACTGGGTGGCCGAGCACCACTCCATGCCCGGGGTCGCCTCGTCCGCGCCCGCCGTGATCCTGGCCCACCTCGCCGCGCACACCTCGCGCATCCGGCTCGGCTCGGGCGGCGTGATGCTGCCCAACCACGCGCCGCTGGTGATCGCCGAGCAGTTCGGCACGCTGGAGGCGATGGCGCCGGGCCGTATCGACCTCGGGCTCGGGCGTGCGCCCGGCACGGACGGCGCGACGGCGGCGGCGCTGCGCCGCACGGACATCCCCCAAGCTCTCGGCTCCGCTCGAGCAGGGGGGACCCCCCTCCACTCGGGCGCCGAGGACTTCCCCCAGCAGCTCGCCGAGCTGACCCGTTTCCTCGACAACGACTTCCCCGACGGGCACCCCTACGCCCGCATCCACGCGGTCCCGGGCCCCGTGCAGGGTCCCTCGGCCCGGCCGCCCATCTGGCTGCTCGGCTCCTCCGGCTTCAGCGCCCGCCTGGCCGGGGCGCTCGGCCTGCCCTTCGCCTTCGCCCACCACTTCTCGGCGGCGAACACGGTGCCCGCGCTCGACCTCTACCGCGACTCCTTCCGGCCCTCGGAGCTCCTGGACGCGCCGTACGCCCTGATCGGCGTCTCCGCGCTGGCGGCGGACGACGAGCGCGAGGCGCGGCGCCAGACGCTGACCAACGCGCTGTCGATGGTCCGGCTGCGCACCGGGCGCCCGGGCCTCGTGCCGACGCCCGAGGAGGCCGAGGCGTACCACTTCAGCGCGCTGGAGCGGGAGTTCGTGGACGGCTGGCTCGCGAACGTCATCTCCGGTACGGGTCAGGAGGTGCGGGCGGGGCTCGACGACCTCCAGAAGCGGACGGGGGCGGACGAGCTGATGATCACGGCGAACGCGCACGGGCCGGATGTGCGGGTCCGCTCGTACGCCCTGATCGCCGACGCGTACGACCTCCCCACCCTGCCCTCCTGA
- a CDS encoding amidase: MTEPSELSGLTARQLLAGYRAKAFSPTEATRAVLARAEEVRTRLNAFVRVDHESALAQARAATERWHSSEPKGLLDGVPVSVKDLLLQAGGPTLRGSNTTSEKGGWDEDAPAVARLREHGAVLIGKTATPEFGWKGVTDSPRTGVTRNPHDPARTAGGSSGGSAAAVAAGAGPLSLGTDGGGSIRIPASFCGVVGLKPTYGRVPLYPASPFGALSHVGPIARDAADAALLLDVISGADERDPTALEPPARSCANALAEDAASGVKGLRIAYSASFGGQVAVRPEVAAAVRAAVTRLAGLGAYVEEADPDFADPVEVFQALWNAGAARLVGQVALDKRQLIDPGLRAIAARGARLSALDLLAAQDARLELARRMARFHRRYDLLVTPTLPLTAFAAGREAPAGASPHGWTGWTPFTYPFNLTQQPATTVPVGADTDGLAIGLQLIAARHGDAVVLRAAAAVLGAPMG; encoded by the coding sequence ATGACTGAGCCGAGCGAACTGAGCGGCCTGACGGCACGTCAACTGCTGGCCGGCTACCGGGCCAAGGCTTTCTCGCCCACCGAGGCCACCCGCGCGGTCCTGGCCCGCGCCGAAGAGGTCAGGACCCGCCTCAACGCCTTCGTACGCGTCGATCACGAGTCCGCCCTCGCCCAGGCCCGCGCCGCCACGGAGCGCTGGCATTCCTCGGAGCCGAAAGGTCTGCTCGACGGGGTTCCGGTGTCGGTCAAGGACCTGCTCCTCCAGGCGGGCGGCCCCACCCTTCGGGGCTCCAACACCACTTCTGAGAAAGGGGGTTGGGACGAGGACGCCCCGGCCGTCGCGCGCCTGCGCGAGCACGGCGCGGTGCTCATCGGCAAGACGGCGACGCCCGAGTTCGGCTGGAAGGGCGTCACCGATTCCCCGCGCACCGGCGTCACCCGCAACCCCCACGACCCCGCGCGCACGGCGGGCGGATCCAGCGGCGGCAGCGCGGCGGCGGTCGCGGCGGGAGCGGGGCCGCTGTCGCTCGGCACGGACGGCGGGGGCTCGATCCGCATCCCGGCGTCGTTCTGCGGGGTCGTCGGGCTCAAGCCCACCTACGGCCGGGTCCCCCTGTACCCCGCGAGCCCCTTCGGCGCCCTCTCCCACGTGGGCCCCATCGCCCGGGACGCGGCGGACGCCGCGCTGCTCCTCGACGTCATCAGCGGCGCGGACGAGCGGGACCCGACCGCGCTCGAACCCCCCGCCCGCTCGTGCGCGAACGCGCTCGCCGAGGACGCGGCGTCCGGCGTCAAAGGCCTGCGGATCGCCTACTCGGCCTCCTTCGGCGGGCAGGTCGCGGTGCGCCCCGAGGTGGCGGCCGCGGTGCGGGCGGCGGTGACCCGGCTCGCCGGTCTCGGCGCGTACGTGGAAGAGGCCGACCCCGACTTCGCCGACCCGGTCGAGGTCTTCCAGGCGCTGTGGAACGCGGGGGCGGCCCGCCTGGTCGGCCAAGTCGCCCTGGACAAGCGCCAGTTGATCGACCCGGGGCTGCGGGCGATCGCGGCGCGCGGCGCCCGGCTCTCGGCCCTCGATCTGCTCGCCGCACAGGACGCGCGCCTTGAGCTCGCCCGGCGCATGGCCCGTTTCCACCGGCGCTACGACCTCCTGGTGACCCCGACCTTGCCGCTGACCGCCTTCGCGGCGGGCCGCGAGGCGCCGGCGGGGGCGTCGCCGCACGGCTGGACGGGCTGGACGCCGTTCACGTATCCGTTCAACCTCACCCAGCAGCCGGCGACGACCGTGCCCGTCGGCGCCGACACCGACGGGCTTGCGATCGGCCTCCAGCTGATCGCCGCGCGCCACGGCGACGCCGTGGTCCTGCGCGCGGCCGCTGCCGTCCTGGGCGCCCCGATGGGGTGA
- the ehuB gene encoding ectoine/hydroxyectoine ABC transporter substrate-binding protein EhuB encodes MARATPRPRPSIPRRTLLTGAAAVALTGAAACSRVPKGDALARLKSQGTVRLGIAGEVPYGYVNEQGEFTGEAPELARVIFKRLGIGRVQPVATDFSSLIPGLNSQQFDVVSAGMYINKDRCAQVLFADPEYQMLDAFIVRKGNPKNLRTYEDVVRAKARFATGTGYAEIGYAGAAGYPEKDIVILQDQVAGLNAVESGRVDVFAGTALTVREVAKKSARAEATEPFAAVVDGRKKIDGGGFAFRPTDGALRDAFNAEIHRMKRSGELFRILRPFGFTQAEMTTLTAKELCR; translated from the coding sequence ATGGCTCGAGCTACCCCACGCCCCAGACCCTCCATACCCCGGCGGACGCTGCTCACCGGCGCCGCCGCCGTCGCCCTCACCGGCGCCGCCGCCTGCTCGCGGGTCCCCAAGGGCGACGCGCTGGCCCGCCTGAAGTCACAGGGCACGGTCCGCCTCGGCATCGCCGGCGAGGTCCCCTACGGGTATGTGAACGAGCAGGGCGAGTTCACCGGCGAGGCCCCCGAACTGGCCCGGGTGATTTTCAAACGGCTCGGAATCGGCCGCGTCCAGCCCGTGGCCACGGACTTCTCCTCGCTGATCCCCGGGCTCAACTCCCAGCAGTTCGACGTCGTTTCGGCCGGGATGTACATCAACAAGGACCGCTGCGCCCAAGTGCTGTTCGCCGACCCCGAGTACCAGATGCTGGACGCGTTCATCGTCCGCAAGGGCAACCCGAAGAACCTGCGCACCTACGAGGACGTCGTCCGCGCCAAGGCACGGTTCGCGACCGGCACCGGCTACGCGGAGATCGGCTACGCCGGCGCCGCCGGATATCCCGAAAAAGACATCGTGATCCTCCAGGACCAGGTGGCGGGCCTGAACGCCGTGGAGTCCGGGCGCGTCGACGTGTTCGCCGGCACCGCGCTGACGGTGCGCGAGGTGGCGAAGAAGAGCGCGCGGGCCGAGGCCACCGAACCCTTCGCGGCGGTCGTCGACGGAAGGAAGAAGATCGACGGCGGCGGCTTCGCGTTCCGGCCCACCGACGGCGCGCTGCGCGACGCCTTCAACGCCGAGATCCACCGCATGAAGCGGAGCGGCGAACTCTTCCGGATCCTGAGGCCCTTCGGTTTCACCCAGGCCGAGATGACCACCCTGACCGCCAAGGAGCTGTGCCGATGA